A portion of the Juglans microcarpa x Juglans regia isolate MS1-56 chromosome 1D, Jm3101_v1.0, whole genome shotgun sequence genome contains these proteins:
- the LOC121238490 gene encoding putative ubiquitin-conjugating enzyme E2 38 isoform X2: MDSALQENDHAIHDEEAKFRQFDVVNDCSDHYFANSKHAAYKRACFTSTGNGALYKKIMQDWRILEKDLPESIYVRVYAGRVDLLRAAIIGARETPYHDGLFFFDFAFPCDYPNRPPLVYYHSHGLRLNPNLYSGGAVCLSLLNTWFGTENEKWNPSVSTVLQVLVSLQGIVLNDKPYYNEPGFKLSGSWETYNEDAFLLSCKTMLFLLQNPPRNFEAFVVGHFCERANSILSACKAFQDGHVRVGLYRDENRPICMSEIQASDRFKKSMDKLYKDLLVGFAKNGASNLQNDLIEEFGDEIENIGLKQKRVIEKKKLGESCEIIVYLKSILGLNKGGKKLENNSNGIKMNTS, translated from the exons ATGGATTCAG CATTGCAGGAAAATGATCACGCGATTCATGATGAAGAGGCTAAGTTCAGACAATTTGATGTCGTCAATGATTGCTCCGACCATTACTTCGCCAATTCAAAGCATGCAGCGTACAAGAGAGCTTGCTTCACCAGCACTGGAAATGGCGCTCTATACAAGAAGATCATGCAAGATTGGAGGATTCTTGAGAAGGATCTCCCAGAATCTATCTATGTACGTGTCTACGCTGGACGGGTTGACCTCCTCCGGGCAGCCATCATCGGTGCTCGAGAAACTCCCTACCACGACGGCCTTTTCTTCTTCGATTTTGCATTCCCTTGCGATTATCCAAATCGGCCTCCTCTCGTATATTACCACTCTCACGGTCTCAGATTGAATCCAAATTTGTACAGTGGTGGTGCTGTTTGCCTGAGCTTGTTGAACACCTGGTTTGGCACCGAGAATGAGAAGTGGAACCCTTCTGTCTCTACGGTTCTTCAGGTTCTGGTTTCACTCCAAGGGATTGTGCTAAATGACAAACCTTACTACAATGAGCCCGGATTCAAGCTTTCTGGGTCTTGGGAAACTTACAATGAAGATGCTTTCTTGTTGTCGTGCAAGACAATGCTGTTCTTGCTTCAAAACCCACCCAGGAATTTTGAGGCTTTCGTTGTTGGGCATTTCTGTGAGCGTGCAAACTCCATTCTAAGTGCTTGTAAGGCTTTCCAGGATGGTCATGTGAGGGTCGGTCTCTACCGTGATGAAAATAGGCCAATTTGTATGAGTGAGATCCAAGCATCAGACAGGTTTAAGAAGTCTATGGACAAGCTTTACAAGGATCTTTTAGTGGGCTTCGCAAAGAATGGAGCTTCTAATCTACAGAATGATCTTATCGAAGAGTTTGGGGATGAGATTGAAAATATcggtttaaaacaaaaaagggtCATTGAAAAGAAGAAACTTGGAGAATCTTGCGAGATTATTGTCTATTTGAAGAGCATTTTGGGACTGAATAAGGGCGGTAAGAAACTAGAAAATAACTCAAATGGGATCAAAATGAACACCTCTTGA
- the LOC121238505 gene encoding probable enoyl-CoA hydratase 1, peroxisomal: MDRSAPEKLILVNREPGGIAFVTINRPKSLNSLTKSMMTDLAQAFKALDRDESIRVIVLSGSGRAFCSGVDLTAAEDVFKGDVKDLESDTVAQMERCRKPIIGAIGGFAVTAGFEIALACDILVAAKGAKFMDTHARFGIFPSWGLSQKLSRIIGPNKAREVSLAAVPLTAEIAERLGFVNYVVEEGELLKKAREIAVAIVKNNQDLVLRYKSVINDGLKLDLGHALALEKERAHEYYDGMTKEQFKKMQKFIAGRSSKKPSSKM, translated from the exons ATGGACCGGTCTGCACCGGAAAAACTGATCCTTGTGAACCGGGAGCCGGGAGGGATCGCGTTCGTAACCATCAACCGGCCGAAGTCGCTGAACTCGTTGACCAAGTCTATGATGACGGACCTGGCCCAGGCCTTCAAGGCCCTGGACCGGGACGAGTCGATCCGGGTGATAGTCCTGTCCGGGTCCGGTCGGGCTTTCTGCTCGGGTGTGGACCTGACCGCGGCAGAGGACGTGTTCAAGGGCGACGTGAAGGACTTGGAGTCCGACACGGTGGCCCAGATGGAGCGTTGCCGGAAGCCCATAATCGGAGCCATCGGAGGGTTCGCCGTCACCGCCGGGTTCGAGATCGCGCTCGCTTGTGATATTCTGGTCGCTGCTAAGGGAGCCAAGTTTATGGACACGCACGCTAG gTTTGGAATATTTCCTTCTTGGGGTCTCTCTCAGAAGCTTTCACGCATAATTGGTCCCAACAAAGCGCGTGAAGTTTCTTTAGCAGCCGTGCCACTAACTGCCGAAATAGCTGAGAGGTTGGGCTTCGTCAACTATGTTGTTGAAGAAGGTGAATTGTTGAAAAAAGCCAGAGAAATTGCTGTAGCCATTGTGAAAAATAATCAGGACTTGGTGTTGAGGTATAAGTCAGTCATAAATGATGGCCTCAAGCTGGACTTGGGTCACGCCCTTGCACTGGAaaag GAGAGGGCTCATGAGTATTACGATGGAATGACCAAAGAACAGTTCAAGAAGATGCAGAAATTCATAGCAGGCCGGAGTTCAAAGAAACCTTCTTCAAAGATGTAG
- the LOC121238490 gene encoding probable ubiquitin-conjugating enzyme E2 25 isoform X3: MQDWRILEKDLPESIYVRVYAGRVDLLRAAIIGARETPYHDGLFFFDFAFPCDYPNRPPLVYYHSHGLRLNPNLYSGGAVCLSLLNTWFGTENEKWNPSVSTVLQVLVSLQGIVLNDKPYYNEPGFKLSGSWETYNEDAFLLSCKTMLFLLQNPPRNFEAFVVGHFCERANSILSACKAFQDGHVRVGLYRDENRPICMSEIQASDRFKKSMDKLYKDLLVGFAKNGASNLQNDLIEEFGDEIENIGLKQKRVIEKKKLGESCEIIVYLKSILGLNKGGKKLENNSNGIKMNTS, encoded by the coding sequence ATGCAAGATTGGAGGATTCTTGAGAAGGATCTCCCAGAATCTATCTATGTACGTGTCTACGCTGGACGGGTTGACCTCCTCCGGGCAGCCATCATCGGTGCTCGAGAAACTCCCTACCACGACGGCCTTTTCTTCTTCGATTTTGCATTCCCTTGCGATTATCCAAATCGGCCTCCTCTCGTATATTACCACTCTCACGGTCTCAGATTGAATCCAAATTTGTACAGTGGTGGTGCTGTTTGCCTGAGCTTGTTGAACACCTGGTTTGGCACCGAGAATGAGAAGTGGAACCCTTCTGTCTCTACGGTTCTTCAGGTTCTGGTTTCACTCCAAGGGATTGTGCTAAATGACAAACCTTACTACAATGAGCCCGGATTCAAGCTTTCTGGGTCTTGGGAAACTTACAATGAAGATGCTTTCTTGTTGTCGTGCAAGACAATGCTGTTCTTGCTTCAAAACCCACCCAGGAATTTTGAGGCTTTCGTTGTTGGGCATTTCTGTGAGCGTGCAAACTCCATTCTAAGTGCTTGTAAGGCTTTCCAGGATGGTCATGTGAGGGTCGGTCTCTACCGTGATGAAAATAGGCCAATTTGTATGAGTGAGATCCAAGCATCAGACAGGTTTAAGAAGTCTATGGACAAGCTTTACAAGGATCTTTTAGTGGGCTTCGCAAAGAATGGAGCTTCTAATCTACAGAATGATCTTATCGAAGAGTTTGGGGATGAGATTGAAAATATcggtttaaaacaaaaaagggtCATTGAAAAGAAGAAACTTGGAGAATCTTGCGAGATTATTGTCTATTTGAAGAGCATTTTGGGACTGAATAAGGGCGGTAAGAAACTAGAAAATAACTCAAATGGGATCAAAATGAACACCTCTTGA
- the LOC121238490 gene encoding putative ubiquitin-conjugating enzyme E2 38 isoform X1, with translation MKDFNWMHHDIRIEAIKLALQENDHAIHDEEAKFRQFDVVNDCSDHYFANSKHAAYKRACFTSTGNGALYKKIMQDWRILEKDLPESIYVRVYAGRVDLLRAAIIGARETPYHDGLFFFDFAFPCDYPNRPPLVYYHSHGLRLNPNLYSGGAVCLSLLNTWFGTENEKWNPSVSTVLQVLVSLQGIVLNDKPYYNEPGFKLSGSWETYNEDAFLLSCKTMLFLLQNPPRNFEAFVVGHFCERANSILSACKAFQDGHVRVGLYRDENRPICMSEIQASDRFKKSMDKLYKDLLVGFAKNGASNLQNDLIEEFGDEIENIGLKQKRVIEKKKLGESCEIIVYLKSILGLNKGGKKLENNSNGIKMNTS, from the exons ATGAAGGACTTCAACTGGATGCATCATGATATCCGAATTGAAGCAATTAAATTAG CATTGCAGGAAAATGATCACGCGATTCATGATGAAGAGGCTAAGTTCAGACAATTTGATGTCGTCAATGATTGCTCCGACCATTACTTCGCCAATTCAAAGCATGCAGCGTACAAGAGAGCTTGCTTCACCAGCACTGGAAATGGCGCTCTATACAAGAAGATCATGCAAGATTGGAGGATTCTTGAGAAGGATCTCCCAGAATCTATCTATGTACGTGTCTACGCTGGACGGGTTGACCTCCTCCGGGCAGCCATCATCGGTGCTCGAGAAACTCCCTACCACGACGGCCTTTTCTTCTTCGATTTTGCATTCCCTTGCGATTATCCAAATCGGCCTCCTCTCGTATATTACCACTCTCACGGTCTCAGATTGAATCCAAATTTGTACAGTGGTGGTGCTGTTTGCCTGAGCTTGTTGAACACCTGGTTTGGCACCGAGAATGAGAAGTGGAACCCTTCTGTCTCTACGGTTCTTCAGGTTCTGGTTTCACTCCAAGGGATTGTGCTAAATGACAAACCTTACTACAATGAGCCCGGATTCAAGCTTTCTGGGTCTTGGGAAACTTACAATGAAGATGCTTTCTTGTTGTCGTGCAAGACAATGCTGTTCTTGCTTCAAAACCCACCCAGGAATTTTGAGGCTTTCGTTGTTGGGCATTTCTGTGAGCGTGCAAACTCCATTCTAAGTGCTTGTAAGGCTTTCCAGGATGGTCATGTGAGGGTCGGTCTCTACCGTGATGAAAATAGGCCAATTTGTATGAGTGAGATCCAAGCATCAGACAGGTTTAAGAAGTCTATGGACAAGCTTTACAAGGATCTTTTAGTGGGCTTCGCAAAGAATGGAGCTTCTAATCTACAGAATGATCTTATCGAAGAGTTTGGGGATGAGATTGAAAATATcggtttaaaacaaaaaagggtCATTGAAAAGAAGAAACTTGGAGAATCTTGCGAGATTATTGTCTATTTGAAGAGCATTTTGGGACTGAATAAGGGCGGTAAGAAACTAGAAAATAACTCAAATGGGATCAAAATGAACACCTCTTGA